From a single Desulfitibacter sp. BRH_c19 genomic region:
- a CDS encoding ATP-dependent DNA helicase PcrA codes for MNNTTILDGLNEAQHEAVTNTRGPLLIIAGAGSGKTRVLTHRIAYLLEVEKTPSWQILAITFTNKAASEMKERLANLIGPTANEMWVSTFHSACVRILRRHAKEIGFNSNFVIYDTADKETLIKQCLKSLDIDPKQFPPKAIAGTISNAKNELKNAQKFSREADEYYTEVVSRVYTLFEEKMMANNAFDFDDLLMKTVELLQFNEEVLEFYQNKFSYILVDEYQDTNHAQYILVNLLAKKHRNLCVVGDPDQSIYRWRGADIKNILSFERDYSEAKVVKLEQNYRSTACILNAANAVIKNNFGRKEKNLWTDKPIGDKVYLIHAEDEQDEAAKVVSEIVTLKSSSNILYGDMAVLYRAHAQSRAIEEELVKNNISYQIFGGTKFYDRKEIKDILAYLKILVNKDDDIGLARIINVPKRGIGSTSWARVEGEALDRRISTYDVLPFIEEIPGLSARAIKKLQGFKELMEQFHEELKTSSVTEITSQILNETGYLEALIIEDTVESETRRDNLREFLNVTANYEKNNPNGSLEEFLAEVSLVSDFDNYVDEADNLVLMTLHTAKGLEYPVVFILGMEEGTFPHFRSLESDHEMEEERRLCYVGMTRAEEKLHLSFAKRRFMYGETHSKLPSRFLDEIPEEYLDNPVKKEEVPASNLFTSRPAKEKPRNDFILGDKVSHKKWGEGVVVGVKAGDTVIKVAFPEQGIKTLDISFAPLTVLPRKK; via the coding sequence TTGAATAATACTACAATTCTCGACGGATTAAATGAAGCTCAACATGAAGCTGTAACTAATACTAGAGGACCACTTTTGATTATAGCCGGTGCCGGTTCGGGAAAGACAAGAGTTCTTACTCATAGGATTGCCTATCTACTGGAAGTAGAAAAGACCCCATCCTGGCAGATACTAGCTATTACATTTACAAACAAGGCTGCAAGTGAAATGAAGGAAAGATTAGCAAATCTTATTGGACCTACTGCAAATGAGATGTGGGTTAGCACCTTCCATTCAGCTTGTGTGCGTATTTTACGAAGACATGCCAAGGAAATTGGCTTCAATAGTAATTTTGTTATTTATGATACAGCAGATAAGGAAACATTGATAAAGCAATGCTTAAAGAGTCTAGATATAGATCCTAAGCAGTTTCCTCCTAAGGCAATAGCAGGCACAATTAGTAATGCTAAAAATGAATTAAAAAATGCCCAGAAGTTTTCGAGAGAAGCAGACGAGTATTATACCGAGGTTGTATCTAGGGTTTACACATTATTCGAAGAAAAAATGATGGCAAACAACGCCTTTGATTTTGATGATCTTTTAATGAAGACAGTAGAGCTACTTCAATTTAATGAAGAAGTTTTAGAGTTCTACCAAAACAAATTTTCATATATTTTAGTTGATGAGTACCAGGACACAAACCATGCTCAGTACATACTTGTAAATCTTCTGGCGAAGAAACACAGAAATCTTTGTGTAGTAGGAGACCCAGACCAATCCATATATCGCTGGCGTGGGGCAGACATAAAGAATATTTTGAGTTTTGAAAGGGATTACTCAGAGGCAAAGGTTGTAAAATTGGAACAAAATTATCGGTCTACTGCCTGTATTTTAAATGCCGCAAATGCGGTTATTAAAAATAATTTTGGACGTAAAGAAAAGAATCTATGGACCGATAAACCCATAGGGGATAAGGTTTATCTGATACATGCAGAGGATGAACAAGATGAAGCTGCAAAGGTTGTGTCAGAAATAGTTACTTTAAAGTCATCTAGTAATATCCTCTATGGAGATATGGCTGTTTTGTATAGAGCTCATGCCCAATCAAGGGCAATAGAAGAAGAACTAGTTAAAAATAATATTAGCTATCAGATATTTGGTGGAACTAAATTCTATGACAGAAAAGAGATAAAGGATATTTTAGCCTATCTCAAAATTCTTGTAAATAAGGATGATGATATAGGGCTAGCACGTATTATAAATGTTCCCAAAAGGGGTATAGGTTCAACGAGTTGGGCAAGGGTTGAAGGAGAGGCACTCGATAGAAGAATATCGACATATGATGTGCTGCCCTTTATTGAAGAAATACCTGGTCTTTCAGCTAGGGCTATAAAAAAATTACAAGGTTTTAAAGAACTAATGGAACAGTTTCATGAGGAATTGAAGACCTCCTCTGTAACGGAAATTACTTCCCAAATCTTAAATGAGACAGGCTATCTAGAAGCTCTTATAATAGAGGATACTGTGGAATCAGAAACCAGACGTGATAATTTAAGAGAATTTCTGAATGTAACTGCAAATTATGAAAAAAATAATCCTAATGGATCCCTGGAGGAATTTCTAGCAGAAGTGTCACTAGTTTCAGATTTTGATAACTATGTTGATGAGGCAGACAACTTAGTACTTATGACCCTTCATACTGCAAAGGGCCTAGAGTATCCAGTAGTTTTTATCCTGGGTATGGAGGAAGGAACTTTTCCTCATTTTCGTTCACTAGAAAGTGATCATGAAATGGAGGAAGAACGAAGGCTATGCTATGTTGGCATGACTAGGGCAGAAGAAAAGCTGCACTTATCCTTTGCAAAGAGAAGGTTCATGTATGGTGAAACTCATTCTAAATTACCTTCACGTTTTTTAGATGAGATTCCTGAGGAATACCTTGATAACCCAGTAAAAAAAGAAGAGGTACCAGCAAGTAATTTATTTACAAGCAGACCTGCAAAAGAAAAACCAAGAAATGATTTCATTCTAGGCGATAAAGTTTCCCATAAAAAATGGGGTGAAGGTGTAGTTGTAGGAGTTAAAGCTGGAGATACTGTGATTAAGGTGGCTTTTCCCGAACAGGGTATTAAAACCCTGGATATTAGCTTTGCCCCTCTTACAGTTTTACCCAGAAAGAAGTAA
- a CDS encoding aromatic ring-opening dioxygenase LigA — protein MEENKELEEMKELIHKLNEYNYYYYTLDAPLVSDKEYDLLYDKLDLLEKRTGILLLDSPTQRVGGDVLSSFTNHKHLTPLLSLDKAKAKEDLLSWETRIKKLLGNEIEVEYVVELKFDGLTISLTYDNGILMQAATRGNGEVGEVILEQVKTIKSIPLTIDFKGKCEVQGEGLMRFSVLEKYNETAEEPLKNARNAAAGALRNLNPKVTAKRNLSAFFYNIGYYEGISFSTHMETLEFLKDNRIPVSPYIKKCSNMEEVIDYLSQLERNRNTLDFLIDGIVIKVNQLELRDQLGSTGKFPRWALAYKFVAEEVTTILNEIIWNVGRTGKVTPIALLEPIDIGGVTVQRATLNNWEDILRKRVAIGSRVWLRRSNDVIPEIMGRVEEGESEHEIPIVKPSQCPACGSILIEKGPNLFCENSLSCRPQLVSRIVHFTSRDAMDIEGFSKKTAELLFDVLDLRDISDLYNLEYQKLYELEGFKEKKAQNLLDSIEKSKTPTLSSFIYALGIDHVGKNTARALAERFKRLDCIINASYEELSEIPDIGDVVAASIINFFKDKRIRQSIDNLLDKGISPQTIESVTEGTNEELALAGKKFVLTGKLDSYTRSEATELIEKAGGIVVGSVSKAVHYVVVGEDAGSKAEKAMQLIQEEKAPSLKMISEAEFTKLFYNQI, from the coding sequence ATGGAAGAAAACAAAGAATTGGAAGAAATGAAAGAGTTAATTCATAAATTAAATGAATACAACTATTACTATTATACTTTAGATGCTCCATTGGTTAGTGACAAAGAGTATGATCTGCTTTATGACAAGCTTGATTTATTAGAAAAAAGAACCGGCATATTATTACTAGATTCTCCCACCCAAAGAGTTGGTGGAGATGTGTTGTCAAGTTTCACTAATCATAAGCACCTTACCCCTCTGCTAAGTTTAGATAAAGCAAAAGCCAAAGAAGATTTACTCAGTTGGGAAACAAGGATTAAGAAACTACTTGGTAATGAAATAGAAGTAGAGTATGTAGTTGAATTAAAATTTGATGGTTTAACTATTAGCCTAACTTATGATAATGGCATTCTTATGCAGGCAGCAACCAGGGGCAATGGTGAGGTTGGAGAAGTTATTTTGGAGCAAGTAAAAACAATAAAGTCAATTCCTTTAACAATAGATTTTAAAGGCAAATGCGAAGTCCAAGGAGAAGGACTCATGCGCTTTTCTGTCTTGGAAAAATATAACGAGACGGCAGAAGAGCCTTTAAAAAATGCTAGAAATGCAGCTGCAGGTGCTTTAAGGAACCTTAATCCAAAGGTAACTGCCAAGAGGAATTTAAGTGCCTTCTTTTACAATATTGGTTATTATGAAGGTATTAGTTTTTCTACCCATATGGAAACTTTAGAGTTTCTAAAGGATAACAGGATACCTGTCAGCCCATATATAAAAAAATGCAGTAATATGGAAGAGGTTATTGATTATTTATCACAACTTGAAAGAAATAGGAATACCCTTGACTTTTTAATTGATGGGATAGTTATAAAAGTAAATCAACTAGAACTAAGAGACCAACTGGGAAGCACAGGTAAATTTCCACGTTGGGCTTTAGCATATAAATTTGTGGCCGAAGAAGTTACTACTATTTTAAACGAAATTATCTGGAATGTTGGCAGAACTGGAAAGGTAACCCCTATTGCTTTACTTGAGCCAATTGATATTGGTGGTGTAACTGTACAAAGGGCTACCCTTAATAACTGGGAAGATATTTTAAGAAAAAGAGTTGCCATTGGTTCTAGAGTATGGCTTCGTAGGTCAAATGATGTTATTCCTGAAATTATGGGGCGTGTAGAAGAAGGTGAAAGTGAACACGAAATACCCATAGTGAAACCGAGCCAATGCCCAGCATGTGGAAGTATATTAATTGAAAAGGGACCAAATCTTTTTTGTGAGAATTCTCTCTCATGCAGACCACAGCTTGTCTCTAGAATCGTTCATTTTACCAGCAGAGATGCTATGGATATTGAAGGCTTTAGTAAAAAAACCGCGGAGCTCTTATTTGATGTGCTTGATTTAAGAGATATATCAGATTTGTATAATCTAGAATATCAAAAACTTTATGAGCTGGAAGGATTTAAAGAAAAGAAGGCACAAAATCTATTAGATTCAATTGAAAAGAGTAAGACACCCACCCTGTCATCCTTTATCTATGCTCTTGGAATTGATCATGTTGGCAAAAATACTGCCAGGGCATTAGCAGAACGATTTAAGAGATTGGACTGCATTATCAATGCAAGCTATGAAGAGTTAAGCGAAATACCCGACATTGGAGATGTTGTAGCTGCTAGTATAATTAATTTCTTTAAAGATAAAAGAATACGTCAGAGCATTGATAACCTCTTGGATAAGGGCATTTCGCCCCAGACTATAGAAAGTGTAACTGAAGGCACAAATGAAGAATTAGCATTGGCAGGCAAGAAATTTGTTTTAACTGGCAAATTAGATAGTTATACGAGGAGTGAAGCTACTGAACTTATTGAAAAAGCTGGAGGAATAGTTGTAGGCTCTGTAAGTAAAGCTGTGCATTATGTTGTTGTTGGTGAAGACGCTGGATCAAAGGCCGAGAAGGCAATGCAGTTAATTCAGGAAGAGAAAGCCCCCTCCCTGAAGATGATTAGTGAAGCTGAGTTTACAAAGCTATTTTACAACCAGATTTGA